From the Cyanobacteria bacterium FACHB-DQ100 genome, one window contains:
- a CDS encoding PIN domain-containing protein: MSVIVDTSVWSLALRRNAPDSEIVDRLRTLITEDEVSILGAIRQEILSGLRTIEQFRRLRDYLRAFPDVMVLRDDYETAAEFFNTCRRNGIQGSNTDFLICAVAYRRNDSIFTTDQDFRTFQTCLPIVLLE, translated from the coding sequence ATGAGCGTAATTGTTGATACTTCTGTTTGGTCACTGGCTTTGCGTCGTAATGCTCCTGATTCCGAAATCGTCGATCGACTTCGCACACTCATCACTGAAGATGAGGTCAGCATTCTCGGAGCCATTCGCCAAGAAATTCTCTCCGGGCTTCGCACAATTGAACAGTTCAGGCGACTACGCGACTATCTTCGAGCTTTTCCAGACGTAATGGTTCTCCGAGACGACTACGAAACCGCTGCTGAATTTTTCAACACCTGCCGCCGCAATGGAATTCAAGGCTCGAATACGGATTTTCTAATTTGTGCTGTTGCCTATCGTCGCAACGATTCTATCTTTACAACAGATCAGGATTTTAGAACCTTTCAGACCTGTCTACCGATCGTGCTGCTAGAGTAG
- a CDS encoding type II toxin-antitoxin system VapB family antitoxin produces the protein MTHSLNLDESLIQEALALDEQQNLESVIETALREYIQRRQRRKIVELFGTIDYEESYDYKAQRQTP, from the coding sequence ATGACTCACTCGCTCAATCTGGATGAATCTCTAATTCAGGAAGCATTGGCACTCGATGAACAGCAGAACCTAGAATCTGTCATCGAAACCGCTCTACGCGAGTACATTCAACGCCGCCAACGTCGCAAAATCGTCGAGTTATTTGGAACGATCGACTACGAAGAAAGTTATGACTACAAAGCTCAACGCCAAACTCCATGA
- the upp gene encoding uracil phosphoribosyltransferase: MSPQLRVYVPPHPLIKHWLGVARNAETPSTIFRSAITELGRWLTYEAVREWLPTIDTTIETPLAPCPATFVNSEVPIVIVPILRAGLGLLNGAQSLLPLASIYHLGLVRNEETLEASCYLNKLPDRFDPQTRVLIVDPMLATGGSSIRAMEELTQRGIDPAFVRIVAVVAAPPALQKLGAAYPSLSIYTAGIDEVLNDRGFIVPGLGDAGDRIFGT, encoded by the coding sequence ATGAGTCCGCAACTGCGTGTATACGTTCCACCCCATCCCCTGATCAAACATTGGCTTGGTGTCGCTCGGAATGCTGAAACACCCTCAACGATATTTCGCAGTGCAATCACAGAATTAGGACGGTGGCTCACGTATGAAGCCGTGCGCGAATGGTTGCCAACGATCGACACCACGATCGAAACTCCTCTCGCTCCCTGTCCGGCAACCTTTGTCAATTCTGAAGTTCCGATCGTGATCGTACCGATTCTGCGGGCTGGACTCGGTTTGCTGAATGGCGCACAGTCGTTGTTACCCTTAGCATCGATCTACCATCTGGGACTGGTGCGAAATGAAGAAACGCTCGAAGCGAGTTGCTACTTGAATAAATTGCCCGATCGCTTTGATCCGCAAACGCGAGTTTTGATCGTTGATCCGATGCTGGCAACGGGTGGAAGCTCAATTCGAGCGATGGAAGAATTAACTCAGCGTGGAATTGATCCGGCATTTGTGCGAATTGTTGCAGTCGTTGCAGCTCCACCTGCCCTGCAAAAATTAGGTGCGGCTTATCCAAGTTTGAGCATTTACACGGCGGGGATTGATGAAGTGCTGAACGATCGCGGGTTTATTGTCCCTGGCTTGGGAGATGCGGGCGATCGGATCTTTGGGACTTGA
- a CDS encoding YggT family protein, which translates to MNPAILLITTINQFLGIYFALLIIRILLSWFPNIDWYKQPFAVLSQLTDPYLNLFRRIIPPLGGIDFSAILAIFVLQFAMQLIPSLLASVLASIPVFVS; encoded by the coding sequence ATGAATCCAGCCATTTTGCTTATTACAACGATCAATCAATTTCTGGGAATTTACTTTGCATTGCTGATTATCCGCATCTTGCTCAGTTGGTTCCCAAATATCGACTGGTATAAACAGCCCTTCGCAGTGTTAAGCCAGTTGACTGATCCGTATTTGAACCTCTTTCGTCGCATTATTCCACCGTTAGGTGGGATTGATTTTTCGGCAATCTTGGCGATTTTTGTGCTTCAGTTTGCAATGCAATTGATTCCGAGTCTTTTGGCTTCAGTGTTAGCCAGTATTCCTGTGTTTGTCAGCTAA
- a CDS encoding NACHT domain-containing NTPase translates to MASRSLQACCVGVEQIAHALTHQKLSQEELGGDICQPATSKKFCRGEKVDRRIFVKLCEKLGLNWEEITGIAAQSIAPDGMSDTSMGMVQKFRDHIRPHLQKRCGTMRVLDMSQPIGLDDIYTNVNILEKITGRRRLELSELLQTVSAENVERFSLGAVKGKPIPGLKAVEQYSKLMILGKPGAGKTTFLKHLAIQCIGGRFQPQQVPIFITLKEFAEIEERPDLLKYIGLYLECDEPETIRELLDRGNALILLDGLDEVRETDVSHVLRQIQRLSERYHRNQFVVTCRIAAREYTFEQFTEIEVADFDNEQIAYFTNRWFQTREDEVKADRFLEQLKAHPPIQELATSPLLLTLLCLVFEDSGDFSANRSELYQDGVDVLMKKWDVKRNIERKQVYKKLSLHVKQNLLGEIALKAFEKKEYFLKKKTIEAYIASFIRNLPNAADNEEMLRLDSEVVLNSIEAQHGLLIERAKGIYSFSHLTFQEYFAAREIKEKTAYSKLVDHVFDRRWREVFLLTAGMIRQADELLLMMKKKIDTSASKDEKLQQFLAWVAQKANSVAAPYKLPAIRAFYFALGDAELHSIDRLLSIAMDENILEIGRLIDHRLFDVPCPDAESIAHSELLLDNLLDGCVYWASCSDFQNTDIQVRRDDESQNVLSPAVIFVKQANFISLLSPQLHQKLQPFLQQIIELHGSDEAKYRERLVVVDQMRSVIVQERNIALYWRFDFQNLKMQGEQIKMKKKYNDANKLLIDCLNSDCYVSRGVREKIESTLLLPFTEIQNLQSSESQS, encoded by the coding sequence CCAGATGGAATGAGCGACACTTCAATGGGTATGGTTCAGAAGTTTCGCGATCACATCAGACCACATTTGCAAAAGCGTTGTGGCACGATGCGCGTATTGGATATGTCGCAACCGATCGGTTTGGATGACATTTATACGAACGTTAACATCCTGGAGAAAATCACTGGACGCAGACGGTTAGAGCTATCAGAACTGTTGCAAACTGTCTCAGCCGAGAACGTAGAAAGGTTTAGCTTGGGAGCAGTGAAAGGTAAACCAATTCCGGGGTTAAAAGCGGTTGAGCAATATAGCAAACTGATGATTTTAGGAAAGCCTGGGGCGGGCAAAACTACGTTTCTCAAACATCTGGCAATTCAGTGTATCGGTGGAAGGTTTCAACCGCAGCAAGTCCCAATCTTCATCACCTTAAAAGAGTTTGCTGAGATTGAAGAACGTCCTGATCTCCTTAAATATATTGGTTTGTATCTCGAATGTGATGAGCCAGAGACAATTCGTGAATTGCTCGATCGTGGAAATGCGCTGATTCTTCTTGATGGCTTGGATGAGGTTCGAGAAACTGATGTTTCTCATGTTCTGCGACAGATTCAGAGGCTTTCAGAGCGTTACCATCGCAATCAATTTGTTGTGACTTGTCGAATTGCTGCCCGTGAATATACGTTTGAGCAATTTACAGAAATCGAAGTGGCTGATTTTGATAATGAGCAGATTGCATATTTTACTAATAGATGGTTTCAGACTAGAGAAGATGAGGTGAAAGCAGACCGCTTTCTTGAGCAGCTAAAAGCTCATCCACCAATCCAGGAACTCGCTACCAGCCCACTCTTGTTAACACTTTTGTGCTTAGTATTTGAAGATTCAGGAGATTTTTCAGCGAATCGATCAGAACTTTATCAAGACGGCGTAGACGTTTTGATGAAAAAATGGGATGTCAAGCGCAACATTGAACGGAAGCAAGTCTATAAGAAATTATCCTTACATGTTAAGCAGAATCTTCTGGGTGAGATTGCACTAAAAGCCTTCGAGAAGAAGGAGTATTTTCTTAAGAAGAAGACAATTGAGGCATACATTGCAAGTTTCATTCGTAACTTACCAAACGCTGCCGATAATGAGGAGATGTTGCGCTTGGATAGTGAAGTGGTTTTAAATTCAATTGAAGCGCAGCATGGTTTATTAATAGAGCGAGCGAAAGGAATTTATTCTTTCTCGCACCTCACATTTCAAGAGTATTTTGCTGCAAGGGAAATCAAAGAGAAAACTGCCTATTCAAAATTAGTTGATCATGTTTTTGATCGACGTTGGAGAGAAGTATTTTTGTTAACCGCAGGGATGATACGGCAGGCAGATGAATTGCTCCTGATGATGAAGAAAAAGATTGATACAAGCGCATCTAAAGATGAAAAGCTTCAACAATTTTTAGCTTGGGTTGCACAAAAAGCTAACTCAGTGGCAGCACCATACAAACTGCCAGCTATTCGCGCCTTCTATTTCGCACTTGGTGATGCGGAGCTTCACTCCATTGATCGATTGCTTTCTATCGCTATGGATGAAAACATCCTCGAAATTGGAAGACTTATTGACCATCGATTATTTGATGTGCCATGCCCAGATGCAGAGTCTATTGCTCATAGTGAACTTCTTCTTGATAACTTGCTGGATGGTTGCGTTTACTGGGCATCTTGTAGTGACTTTCAGAACACTGATATACAAGTTAGAAGGGATGACGAGTCCCAAAATGTTCTTTCTCCAGCAGTTATCTTTGTAAAACAAGCCAATTTTATCAGCCTGCTGTCTCCACAACTTCACCAAAAACTTCAACCATTTCTACAACAAATAATTGAACTGCATGGTAGTGATGAAGCGAAATATAGAGAAAGACTAGTAGTTGTTGATCAGATGAGATCTGTGATTGTTCAGGAGCGTAATATCGCTCTTTACTGGCGATTTGACTTTCAAAATTTGAAAATGCAGGGAGAGCAGATTAAGATGAAGAAAAAGTATAATGATGCCAATAAATTATTAATTGATTGCCTTAATAGCGATTGCTATGTTAGTCGCGGTGTGCGTGAGAAAATTGAAAGCACTTTGTTGTTACCATTCACCGAAATTCAAAACCTCCAATCATCCGAATCTCAGTCTTGA